One region of Roseofilum capinflatum BLCC-M114 genomic DNA includes:
- a CDS encoding IS1/IS1595 family N-terminal zinc-binding domain-containing protein yields the protein MDRDKFGRFLPSDEEKRTVKLTLTKSTYEQLRAKAEEEGLHLAVMCRDILIDWLQRSSKTRGGRGAIDGDRNDKKRNDSVIIPGLICSSCGLEAVRKNGHTQYGKQRYICTNCGSRSQPKSM from the coding sequence ATGGATAGGGATAAATTTGGGCGATTCTTGCCCAGCGATGAAGAGAAGCGGACGGTAAAGCTTACTCTAACTAAGTCAACATACGAGCAGTTACGCGCCAAAGCGGAAGAAGAGGGGCTTCACCTCGCAGTTATGTGTAGGGATATCTTAATCGATTGGTTACAGCGCTCGTCTAAGACTCGCGGCGGGCGCGGCGCTATCGATGGCGATCGCAACGATAAGAAACGAAACGATAGCGTTATCATCCCTGGGCTTATATGTTCGTCTTGCGGACTCGAAGCGGTAAGAAAGAACGGTCACACGCAATATGGAAAGCAGCGCTACATATGCACTAATTGCGGTAGCCGATCTCAACCTAAGAGTATGTAG